A region of Candidatus Dechloromonas phosphoritropha DNA encodes the following proteins:
- a CDS encoding transposase, which yields MARKRWGQRHGTRALHGRNGPAIATATGPAPYTQVGPVTLLVPQTREGGFSAGIFKRYQRSERAFVLALMGLVVHGVSTRKVSAITEEHATLASPLNGERTVRRTGTAGQRVQRTAAGR from the coding sequence GTGGCCCGGAAACGCTGGGGGCAGCGACATGGCACACGAGCGCTTCACGGACGAAACGGGCCGGCTATCGCAACGGCTACCGGCCCCGCACCCTACACGCAGGTTGGGCCGGTGACGCTGCTGGTGCCGCAGACGCGGGAGGGCGGTTTTTCGGCGGGCATCTTCAAGCGCTACCAGCGGAGCGAGCGGGCCTTCGTTCTGGCGCTCATGGGACTGGTCGTGCACGGTGTCTCGACGCGCAAGGTCTCGGCGATCACCGAAGAGCATGCAACCTTAGCTTCTCCCTTAAACGGTGAGCGCACTGTGCGCCGGACTGGAACCGCGGGTCAGCGCGTTCAGCGAACGGCGGCTGGACGCTGA